A region of Piscinibacter gummiphilus DNA encodes the following proteins:
- a CDS encoding branched-chain amino acid ABC transporter ATP-binding protein/permease, with protein sequence MSRNAIVSLVAVLALATLPWWPVSEYAITLLVYIGLSSLVAMGLVLLTGVGGLTSFGQAAFVGLGAYTAGYFTVVLNLSPWLALPAALALTGVSALLIGAITVRMSGHFLPLATIAWGLALYYLFGNLEFLGKYDGLSGLPVLSLPGFSFGDQRSMAVLVWIVVALAALSIRNLLDSRPGRAIRALNGTATMAEAMGVNSARARIVIFVYAALLAGLSGWLYAFVQRAVSPSPFGLNHGIEYLFMAVIGGIGHVWGGIAGAVVVTLLKEFAQQALPAQWNTGGSLELILFGVLLVVVLQRAPEGLWAAVAARFKPAPKPVPMPATTQPHGPAVAPPKAGEGVLDVKGARKEFGGLVAVDDIDLQVAAGEIVGLIGPNGAGKSTTFNLITGVLSLTRGSVSLRGQVISGLPARRIVARGIARTFQHVQLVSGMSVLDNVAIGAHLHGHFRPDGGVVASLLRLNRREEERLRAEAARQLRRVGLGDELFREAGTLALGQQRLVEIARALCCEPSLLLLDEPAAGLRLQEKRRLAELLRELRAGGMAVLLVEHDMEFVMNLADRLVVMDFGTRIAAGRPADVQQDPKVIEAYLGGVDA encoded by the coding sequence ATGAGCCGCAACGCCATCGTCTCCCTCGTGGCCGTGCTGGCGCTGGCCACGCTGCCGTGGTGGCCGGTGTCCGAGTACGCCATCACGCTGCTCGTCTACATCGGCCTGTCCAGTCTCGTCGCGATGGGCCTCGTGCTCTTGACCGGCGTGGGCGGGCTCACGTCGTTCGGCCAGGCGGCCTTCGTGGGCCTGGGGGCCTACACCGCGGGCTACTTCACCGTGGTGCTGAACCTGTCGCCGTGGCTCGCGCTGCCGGCGGCGCTGGCGCTCACCGGCGTGTCGGCGCTGCTGATCGGCGCCATCACGGTGCGCATGTCGGGGCACTTCCTGCCGCTCGCCACCATCGCGTGGGGCCTCGCGCTCTACTACCTGTTCGGCAACCTCGAGTTCCTCGGCAAATACGACGGGCTGAGCGGGCTGCCGGTGCTGTCCCTGCCGGGCTTCTCGTTCGGGGACCAGCGGTCGATGGCGGTGCTCGTGTGGATCGTCGTGGCGCTTGCCGCGCTGTCCATCCGCAACCTGCTCGACTCGCGTCCGGGGCGTGCCATCCGCGCGCTCAACGGCACGGCCACGATGGCCGAGGCGATGGGCGTGAACAGCGCGCGGGCGCGCATCGTGATCTTCGTCTACGCCGCGCTGCTGGCGGGGCTCTCCGGCTGGCTGTACGCCTTCGTGCAGCGCGCCGTCAGCCCGTCGCCGTTCGGGCTCAACCACGGCATCGAGTACCTGTTCATGGCCGTGATCGGCGGCATCGGCCACGTGTGGGGCGGCATCGCCGGCGCCGTGGTCGTCACGCTGCTGAAGGAGTTCGCCCAGCAGGCGCTGCCGGCCCAGTGGAACACCGGGGGCAGCCTCGAGCTGATCCTGTTCGGCGTGCTGCTCGTGGTGGTGCTGCAGCGGGCGCCCGAAGGCCTGTGGGCCGCGGTGGCGGCGCGGTTCAAGCCGGCGCCGAAACCCGTGCCGATGCCCGCCACGACCCAGCCGCACGGCCCCGCGGTCGCCCCGCCTAAGGCCGGGGAGGGGGTGCTCGACGTGAAGGGTGCGCGCAAGGAGTTCGGCGGGCTCGTGGCCGTCGATGACATCGACCTGCAGGTGGCGGCGGGTGAGATCGTCGGGCTGATCGGCCCCAACGGCGCGGGCAAGTCCACCACCTTCAACCTGATCACCGGCGTGCTGTCGCTGACCCGCGGGTCGGTGAGCCTGCGTGGGCAGGTGATCTCGGGGCTGCCGGCGCGGCGCATCGTCGCGCGCGGCATCGCGCGCACGTTCCAGCACGTGCAGCTCGTGTCGGGCATGAGCGTGCTGGACAATGTCGCCATCGGTGCCCACCTGCACGGGCACTTCCGTCCGGACGGGGGCGTGGTGGCGAGCCTGCTGCGCCTGAACCGTCGCGAGGAGGAGCGCCTGCGCGCCGAAGCCGCGCGCCAGCTGCGCCGCGTGGGCCTCGGCGACGAGCTGTTCCGCGAGGCCGGCACCTTGGCGCTCGGCCAGCAGCGCCTCGTCGAGATCGCCCGCGCGCTGTGCTGCGAACCGTCGCTGCTGCTGCTCGACGAACCGGCCGCGGGCCTTCGCCTGCAGGAGAAGCGCCGCCTCGCCGAACTGCTGCGCGAACTGCGCGCCGGCGGCATGGCCGTGCTGCTGGTGGAACACGACATGGAGTTCGTGATGAACCTCGCCGACCGGCTGGTGGTGATGGACTTCGGGACACGCATCGCCGCGGGCCGCCCTGCGGACGTGCAGCAGGATCCGAAGGTGATCGAGGCCTACCTGGGCGGAGTGGACGCATGA
- a CDS encoding ABC transporter ATP-binding protein, with translation MSILLETTGLQVRYGIVEALPDIHLAVEAGRIATLIGPNGAGKSTLLNALMGALLKPGTSRGAVRFAGEDIGALTAPQRCERGLCLVPETRELFGSMPVEDNLVLGAYLHRKRRDRRSADDLEKVYALFPRLKERRQQEARTLSGGERQMLALGRALMARPKLLMLDEPSLGLAPRIVGEMFQVIAKLPDDGISVLLVEQNARAALRVAHHGHVLENGRITLEGPAADLRDNPRVIDTYLGLSSTHREETA, from the coding sequence ATGAGCATCCTCCTGGAAACCACGGGCCTGCAGGTCCGCTACGGCATCGTCGAGGCCTTGCCCGACATCCACCTCGCGGTGGAAGCCGGCCGCATCGCCACGCTGATCGGCCCCAACGGCGCCGGCAAGTCGACGCTGCTCAACGCGCTGATGGGTGCCTTGCTCAAGCCCGGCACCAGCCGTGGCGCGGTGAGGTTCGCAGGCGAGGACATCGGCGCCCTGACCGCACCGCAGCGCTGCGAACGCGGCCTGTGCCTGGTGCCGGAGACGCGCGAGCTGTTCGGCAGCATGCCGGTCGAGGACAACCTCGTGCTGGGCGCGTACCTGCATCGCAAGCGGCGCGACCGGCGCTCGGCGGACGACCTGGAAAAGGTCTACGCGCTGTTCCCGCGCCTGAAGGAACGCCGGCAGCAGGAGGCGCGCACGCTGTCGGGCGGAGAACGCCAGATGCTGGCCCTCGGCCGCGCGCTGATGGCGCGGCCGAAGCTGCTGATGCTCGACGAACCCAGCCTGGGGCTCGCGCCACGCATCGTCGGCGAGATGTTCCAGGTGATCGCGAAGCTGCCGGACGACGGCATCTCGGTGCTGCTGGTCGAACAGAACGCCCGCGCCGCGCTGCGCGTGGCCCACCACGGCCACGTGCTCGAGAACGGCCGCATCACGCTCGAAGGGCCGGCGGCCGACCTGCGCGACAACCCGCGCGTGATCGACACGTACCTCGGACTGTCTTCGACCCATCGTGAGGAAACGGCATGA
- a CDS encoding MarR family winged helix-turn-helix transcriptional regulator, whose product MTSSVDTELPTDHFEPHVPGIDYGVLDSLLGYGVRRAQLLIYEDFVATLAPWSITPQRFSALTVISRNAQLKLTQLARILGIARSGAVLLVDALAAMGYVERVPSPEDRRAYGLVLTPKGIEDLKVITEAVCEHDRRIGARLAPEESREMMRLLRLVAGPRA is encoded by the coding sequence ATGACATCGAGTGTCGACACCGAACTGCCCACCGACCATTTCGAGCCGCACGTTCCCGGCATCGACTATGGCGTGCTCGACTCGCTGCTCGGCTATGGCGTGCGCCGCGCCCAGTTGCTGATCTACGAGGACTTCGTCGCCACCCTCGCGCCGTGGAGCATCACGCCGCAGCGCTTCTCGGCGCTCACGGTGATCTCGCGCAACGCGCAGCTCAAGCTGACCCAGCTCGCCCGCATCCTCGGCATCGCCCGCTCGGGCGCGGTGCTGCTCGTGGACGCGCTGGCCGCCATGGGGTACGTGGAGCGGGTGCCGTCGCCCGAGGACCGCCGGGCCTACGGCCTCGTGCTGACCCCGAAGGGCATCGAGGACCTGAAGGTCATCACCGAGGCCGTGTGCGAACACGACCGCCGCATCGGTGCGCGGCTCGCGCCGGAGGAATCACGAGAAATGATGCGCCTGCTGCGCCTGGTGGCCGGCCCGCGCGCCTGA
- the hmgA gene encoding homogentisate 1,2-dioxygenase — translation MSYQSGFGNTFATEAIPGTLPVGRNSPQHVAHGLYAEQLSGTAFTAPRADNRRSWLYRIRPAAVHGRFEAMAASRFTSDFQQVPTPPNPLRWDPRPLPDAPTDFVDGLVTMAGNGHPDHQSGCGIHVYAANRSMTERFFYDADGELLIVPEHGRLRLATELGVIDLEPQEIAVIPRGVRFRVELPDGVARGYVLENFGAALRLPDLGPIGSNGLAQPRDFLTPVAAFEDREGAFELVAKLGGHLWRAPIGHSPLDVVGWHGNLAPYKYDLRRFNAIGSISFDHPDPSIFLVLQSVSDTPGVDTVDFVIFPPRILAMRDTFRPPWFHRNIASEFMGLVHGAYDAKAGGFVPGGASLHNCMTGHGPDADTFEKAIRADTTVPHVIEDTMAFMFETRCLLRPTAFALASPQLQADYADCWQGLRKRFVDPGATP, via the coding sequence ATGTCGTACCAGAGCGGCTTCGGCAACACCTTCGCCACCGAGGCGATCCCGGGCACGCTGCCCGTCGGGCGCAACTCGCCGCAGCACGTGGCCCACGGGCTGTACGCGGAGCAGTTGTCGGGCACCGCGTTCACCGCGCCGCGGGCGGACAACCGGCGCTCGTGGCTGTACCGCATCCGGCCGGCCGCGGTGCACGGGCGGTTCGAGGCGATGGCGGCATCGCGCTTCACGAGCGACTTCCAGCAGGTGCCCACGCCCCCGAACCCGCTGCGGTGGGATCCACGGCCGCTGCCCGACGCGCCCACGGACTTCGTCGACGGCCTGGTGACGATGGCCGGCAACGGCCACCCGGACCACCAGAGCGGCTGCGGCATCCACGTCTACGCGGCCAACCGGTCGATGACCGAACGGTTCTTCTACGACGCCGACGGCGAGTTGCTGATCGTGCCCGAACACGGCCGCCTGCGGCTGGCGACCGAACTCGGGGTGATCGACCTCGAGCCACAGGAGATCGCGGTGATTCCGCGCGGCGTGCGCTTTCGCGTGGAGCTGCCCGACGGCGTGGCGCGCGGCTACGTGCTCGAGAACTTCGGCGCAGCGCTGCGGCTGCCCGACCTCGGGCCCATCGGCTCGAACGGCCTCGCGCAGCCGCGCGATTTCCTGACACCCGTGGCCGCGTTCGAGGACCGCGAGGGCGCGTTCGAACTCGTCGCCAAGCTCGGCGGCCACCTGTGGCGCGCCCCCATCGGCCATTCGCCGCTCGACGTGGTGGGCTGGCACGGCAACCTCGCGCCGTACAAGTACGACCTGCGCCGCTTCAACGCGATCGGCTCGATCAGCTTCGATCACCCGGACCCGTCGATCTTCCTGGTGCTGCAATCGGTGAGCGACACGCCGGGGGTGGACACGGTGGACTTCGTGATCTTCCCGCCCCGCATCCTCGCGATGCGGGACACCTTCCGCCCGCCCTGGTTCCACCGCAACATCGCCAGCGAGTTCATGGGCCTGGTGCACGGCGCGTACGACGCGAAGGCCGGTGGCTTCGTTCCGGGCGGCGCCAGCCTGCACAACTGCATGACCGGGCATGGGCCGGACGCGGACACCTTCGAGAAGGCGATCCGCGCCGACACCACGGTCCCGCACGTCATCGAGGACACGATGGCATTCATGTTCGAGACCCGCTGCCTGCTCAGGCCCACCGCCTTCGCGCTCGCGTCGCCCCAACTGCAGGCCGACTACGCGGACTGCTGGCAGGGATTGCGCAAACGTTTCGTCGACCCGGGAGCCACACCATGA
- the fahA gene encoding fumarylacetoacetase yields the protein MNETHDPARHSWVPSANTPGHDFPIQNLPFAVFRRAGSAEAWRGGVAIGDEIVDLAAAAGLLDGLAAEAARAASGDSLNALMAKGQFSASALRLALSRALAGDSPTALSRCLVPQRDAEYHVPARIGDYTDFYTSVHHATRVGALFRPDAPLLPNYKWVPIGYHGRSSSIGVSGQQVRRPHGQTMAPGATAPVLAPSARLDYELELGVFIGAGNPLGEPVALDAAESHVFGLCLLNDWSARDVQGWEYQPLGPFLAKNFATTISPWIVTLEALEPFRLPWTRAEGDPQPLPYLDSAGHRQRAAIDIQVTAALQTAAMRGKGDAAAAVSRSSFRHAYWSVAQMVAHHTVNGCNLQPGDLLGTGTQSGPDESESGSLIELTRGGKQPVVLPGGESRTFLQDGDTVTFTAWCERDGARRIGFGRVEGTVLPAHPA from the coding sequence ATGAACGAGACCCACGATCCCGCCCGGCACAGCTGGGTGCCATCGGCCAACACGCCGGGGCACGATTTCCCGATCCAGAACCTTCCGTTCGCGGTGTTCCGGCGCGCCGGCAGCGCGGAGGCCTGGCGAGGCGGCGTGGCCATCGGCGACGAGATCGTCGACCTGGCCGCCGCGGCGGGCCTGCTCGACGGGCTCGCGGCCGAGGCAGCGAGGGCGGCCTCGGGGGACTCGCTGAACGCCTTGATGGCGAAGGGGCAGTTCTCCGCGTCCGCGCTGCGGCTCGCGCTGTCGCGGGCCCTCGCGGGCGACTCGCCCACGGCGTTGTCGCGCTGCCTTGTGCCGCAGCGCGACGCCGAGTACCACGTGCCGGCCCGCATCGGCGACTACACCGACTTCTACACGTCCGTCCACCACGCCACGCGCGTCGGGGCGCTGTTCCGGCCCGACGCGCCGCTGCTGCCGAACTACAAGTGGGTGCCCATCGGGTACCACGGGCGCTCGTCGTCGATCGGGGTGTCCGGCCAGCAGGTGCGTCGTCCCCATGGGCAGACGATGGCGCCGGGGGCGACCGCGCCGGTCCTCGCGCCGAGCGCACGCCTCGACTACGAGCTGGAACTGGGTGTGTTCATCGGCGCGGGCAACCCGCTGGGCGAGCCCGTGGCGCTCGACGCCGCCGAGTCCCATGTGTTCGGGCTGTGCCTGCTCAACGACTGGTCCGCGCGCGACGTGCAGGGCTGGGAGTACCAGCCGCTCGGGCCCTTCCTCGCGAAGAACTTCGCGACCACCATTTCGCCGTGGATCGTCACGCTCGAGGCGCTCGAACCGTTCCGCCTGCCATGGACCCGCGCCGAGGGCGATCCGCAGCCGCTGCCGTACCTCGACAGCGCCGGGCACCGGCAGCGCGCGGCCATCGACATCCAGGTCACCGCAGCCTTGCAGACGGCGGCCATGCGAGGGAAGGGCGATGCCGCCGCGGCGGTGTCGCGCAGCAGCTTCCGGCACGCGTACTGGAGCGTGGCGCAGATGGTGGCGCACCACACGGTCAACGGCTGCAACCTGCAGCCGGGCGACCTGCTGGGCACCGGCACGCAGTCGGGACCGGACGAGTCGGAGTCGGGTTCGCTGATCGAACTCACCCGCGGTGGCAAGCAGCCGGTGGTGTTGCCCGGCGGCGAGTCGCGCACGTTCCTGCAGGATGGCGACACCGTCACCTTCACCGCCTGGTGCGAGCGCGACGGTGCGCGGCGCATCGGGTTCGGGCGGGTGGAAGGCACGGTGTTGCCGGCCCATCCTGCCTGA
- a CDS encoding TonB-dependent receptor has translation MKNLTPVALAAAMACASIAAHAQTATTSSSTDTTLQAVKVTASADASAEGLSPAYAGGQVARGGRAGILGTKDNMETPFSITAYTNELIQDKQAKSVGDVLQNDPSVRVARGFGNFQESYFIRGYLLGSDDIAYNGLYSLLPRQYIATELFERVEVLRGASTFLTGANPNEGGPGGSINLLPKRAPNEPLTRVTAGVASGGQYTLSTDVARRFGPDQSTGVRVNLAGRTGGTAVDDEKGKLGLAAVGVDWRGDNVRLSADLGWQDNRLDRTRTNVAFDGVTVMPSAPDNKTNWAQPWSYSNERDVFGTVRGEWDVNEHVTAWAAAGMRRTKEANVLGNLTVTNGSTGEGNFYRFDNTREDKVTTGEIGARGKFVTGPVKHEVVTAVSQFQLEKKNAYVMDFFNRIPTNLYDPVQTPLPPVSGTAFRGNDLANPWLNGVTRLDSVALGDTLSMLDDTLQVTLGIRHQSFETTDIPYGSQTGTTTKSSRNSPAVAAIYKLDKQVSLYANYVEALAQGKTAPLTSTGGPVTNGGQTLDPYVSRQKEIGAKFDAGNIGGTLAIFSSSRPRAAGVDPQLYFKNDGKEVNEGVEVTAFGKPLRSVSVLGGVTWLDAKQKDTNAGTFDGKRTIGVPEFMANVGAQWDLPYVRNLSLDGRLVYTGSVFADSANTLKVPAWTRFDAGVRYIVAVQENPVTLRLRVDNVFDKDYWASSGGYPDNGYLAAGNPRTISLSASVDF, from the coding sequence ATGAAAAACCTGACGCCCGTGGCCCTCGCCGCAGCGATGGCCTGCGCCTCGATCGCGGCCCATGCCCAGACGGCCACCACCTCCTCCTCGACCGACACCACGCTGCAGGCCGTGAAGGTCACCGCCAGCGCCGACGCCTCGGCCGAAGGCCTGTCGCCCGCCTACGCAGGCGGCCAGGTGGCCCGCGGCGGCCGCGCCGGCATTCTCGGCACGAAGGACAACATGGAAACGCCGTTCAGCATCACGGCGTACACCAACGAACTCATCCAGGACAAGCAGGCCAAGAGCGTCGGCGACGTGCTGCAGAACGATCCGTCGGTGCGGGTCGCCCGCGGCTTCGGCAACTTCCAGGAGTCGTACTTCATCCGCGGCTACCTGCTCGGCTCCGACGACATCGCCTACAACGGCCTCTACAGCCTGCTCCCGCGCCAGTACATCGCCACCGAACTCTTCGAACGCGTCGAGGTGCTGCGTGGCGCCTCCACGTTCCTGACCGGCGCCAACCCGAACGAAGGCGGCCCCGGCGGCTCGATCAACCTGCTGCCCAAGCGCGCGCCGAACGAACCACTGACCCGCGTCACGGCCGGCGTTGCCAGCGGCGGGCAGTACACGCTGTCGACCGACGTGGCGCGCCGCTTCGGTCCCGACCAGAGCACCGGCGTGCGCGTCAACCTCGCCGGTCGCACGGGTGGCACGGCGGTCGACGACGAAAAGGGCAAGCTCGGTCTCGCCGCCGTGGGTGTCGACTGGCGCGGCGACAACGTGCGCCTCTCCGCCGACCTCGGCTGGCAGGACAACCGCCTCGACCGCACCCGCACGAACGTCGCGTTCGACGGCGTGACGGTGATGCCGTCCGCACCGGACAACAAGACCAACTGGGCCCAGCCCTGGTCGTACTCGAACGAGCGCGATGTCTTCGGCACCGTGCGTGGCGAATGGGACGTCAACGAACACGTGACGGCCTGGGCGGCCGCGGGCATGCGCCGCACCAAGGAAGCCAACGTGCTGGGCAACCTGACCGTCACGAATGGCAGCACGGGCGAAGGCAACTTCTACCGCTTCGACAACACCCGCGAGGACAAGGTCACCACCGGTGAGATCGGCGCCCGGGGCAAGTTCGTCACCGGTCCGGTCAAGCATGAAGTGGTCACCGCGGTCTCGCAGTTCCAGCTCGAGAAGAAGAACGCGTACGTGATGGACTTCTTCAACCGCATCCCGACGAACCTCTACGACCCGGTCCAGACGCCGCTGCCGCCGGTCAGCGGGACGGCATTCCGCGGCAACGACCTGGCCAATCCCTGGCTGAACGGCGTGACCCGCCTCGACAGCGTCGCGCTCGGGGACACCCTGTCGATGCTCGACGACACGCTGCAGGTCACGCTCGGCATCCGTCACCAGTCGTTCGAAACCACGGACATCCCGTACGGCTCGCAGACGGGCACGACCACGAAGAGCAGCCGCAACTCCCCGGCCGTGGCGGCGATCTACAAGCTCGACAAGCAGGTGTCGCTGTACGCCAACTACGTCGAGGCCCTCGCCCAGGGCAAGACCGCCCCGCTCACGAGCACCGGCGGCCCGGTGACCAACGGCGGCCAGACGCTCGACCCCTATGTGTCCCGCCAGAAGGAGATCGGCGCGAAGTTCGATGCCGGGAACATCGGCGGCACGCTCGCGATCTTCTCGTCGAGCCGCCCGCGCGCGGCCGGCGTGGACCCGCAGCTCTACTTCAAGAACGACGGCAAGGAAGTCAACGAGGGGGTCGAAGTCACCGCATTCGGCAAGCCGTTGCGCAGTGTTTCGGTGCTGGGCGGCGTCACGTGGCTCGACGCGAAACAGAAGGACACCAACGCCGGCACGTTCGATGGCAAGCGCACGATCGGCGTGCCGGAGTTCATGGCCAACGTGGGCGCCCAGTGGGACCTGCCGTACGTGCGCAACCTGTCGCTCGACGGTCGCCTGGTCTACACGGGCAGCGTGTTCGCCGATTCCGCGAACACGCTGAAGGTGCCGGCCTGGACCCGCTTCGACGCCGGCGTGCGCTACATCGTGGCGGTGCAGGAAAATCCGGTCACGCTTCGCCTGCGCGTCGACAACGTGTTCGACAAGGACTACTGGGCCTCGTCAGGCGGCTACCCGGACAACGGCTACCTCGCCGCCGGCAACCCGCGCACGATCTCCCTGAGCGCCAGCGTCGACTTCTGA
- a CDS encoding penicillin-binding protein 1A: protein MQADPDDVPRSPQPRAKRWLVGGLLAFGAMGVVLAAWISVVVGSAPGVSALKEVQSARPSTLLTADGQPLGVFRREKQARVSLAEISPEVVHALIATEDHRFFDHPGIDVRRTASALLHTARGDLQGGSTITQQLARNLFPEEIGRSRSLHRKLKEVVTALRIEQVYTKDEILELYLNTVPFFYNVVGVEMAARTYFDTTARELDALQAATLVGMLKGTQYYNPVRHPERAEKRRNVVLGQMARHGYLTEDRRKELAGRPLAVQLRHQPENDSIAPHFVAFVRKWLLDWAEARDVDLYADGLVIETTIDARLQAAANEAVATQAAKLQQVADGEWGQAGLRPASLKSSTSDRPAAPFAHLWKSRPDLLTAFAREAPEYREAVRTGASPEAALKAVMADGEALSRLKRQRTRLEAGLLAMDPASGEVKAWVGSRDFETDQYDHVAQAERQPGSTFKPFVYGAALEAGIGPNRTYVDGPVEIPLGDGRVWKPTDMSGTSGQPMTLRDGLTFSKNTITAQVMQEVGVAPTVALAKALGVDRSPLDAVPSLALGTSPVTLLEMVNAYASIARSGLHHDPVFVRRITDRNGRVLASFGGASRQAMSADSAVELIDMMRGVVVRGTGTMVRSRFGITADVAGKTGTTQNNTDGWFVLMHPQLVAGAWVGFNDARVTMRSSYWGQGGHNAVLLVGDFFRDTLKRRAIDPAATFPPSRQPVLPATPTDPDGWDEDNGGEPGGDWQEGPERPPVPPVNSADEPALSSNSPKTSSELDVLLRLDSAQVLYTDR, encoded by the coding sequence ATGCAAGCCGACCCCGACGACGTTCCCCGATCCCCGCAGCCCCGAGCGAAACGCTGGCTCGTGGGCGGGCTGCTCGCGTTCGGCGCGATGGGAGTGGTGCTCGCGGCCTGGATCTCCGTCGTGGTGGGCTCGGCGCCGGGTGTGTCGGCGCTGAAGGAGGTGCAGAGCGCCCGGCCCAGCACGCTGCTCACCGCGGACGGCCAGCCACTCGGCGTGTTCCGCCGCGAGAAGCAGGCCCGCGTGTCCCTCGCGGAAATCTCGCCCGAGGTGGTCCACGCGCTGATCGCCACCGAGGACCACCGCTTCTTCGACCACCCCGGCATCGACGTGCGGCGCACCGCCAGCGCCCTCCTCCACACCGCACGCGGTGACCTGCAGGGCGGCTCGACGATCACGCAGCAGCTCGCGCGCAACCTGTTCCCCGAGGAGATCGGCCGCTCGCGCTCGCTGCACCGCAAGCTCAAGGAAGTGGTGACGGCGCTGCGCATCGAGCAGGTCTACACGAAGGACGAGATCCTCGAGCTGTACCTCAACACCGTGCCGTTCTTCTACAACGTCGTGGGCGTCGAGATGGCGGCGCGGACCTACTTCGACACCACGGCCCGCGAGCTCGACGCGCTGCAGGCCGCCACGCTCGTGGGCATGCTCAAGGGCACGCAGTACTACAACCCCGTGCGCCATCCCGAACGGGCGGAGAAACGCCGCAACGTGGTGCTGGGCCAGATGGCCCGACACGGCTACCTGACGGAGGACCGCCGCAAGGAACTGGCCGGCCGGCCGCTCGCGGTGCAACTGCGCCACCAACCCGAGAACGACAGCATCGCGCCGCACTTCGTGGCGTTCGTGCGCAAGTGGCTGCTCGACTGGGCCGAGGCCCGCGACGTCGACCTGTACGCCGATGGCCTGGTGATCGAGACCACGATCGACGCGCGCCTGCAGGCCGCCGCCAACGAGGCCGTGGCCACGCAGGCGGCGAAGCTGCAGCAGGTGGCCGATGGCGAGTGGGGCCAGGCGGGGCTGCGGCCCGCGTCGTTGAAGTCGTCCACCTCGGACCGTCCGGCCGCGCCCTTCGCGCACCTGTGGAAATCGCGGCCCGACCTGCTCACCGCGTTCGCCCGCGAGGCGCCTGAGTACCGCGAGGCGGTCCGCACCGGTGCCTCACCCGAGGCCGCTCTGAAGGCCGTGATGGCCGACGGCGAGGCCCTGTCGCGCCTGAAGCGCCAGCGCACGCGGCTCGAGGCGGGCCTGCTCGCGATGGACCCGGCCAGCGGCGAGGTCAAGGCGTGGGTGGGCAGCCGCGACTTCGAGACCGACCAGTACGACCACGTGGCCCAGGCCGAGCGGCAGCCCGGTTCGACGTTCAAGCCCTTCGTGTACGGCGCGGCGCTGGAGGCCGGCATCGGCCCCAACCGCACGTACGTCGACGGCCCCGTGGAGATCCCGCTCGGCGACGGCCGGGTGTGGAAACCCACCGACATGTCGGGCACGAGCGGCCAGCCGATGACGCTGCGCGACGGTCTCACCTTCTCGAAGAACACCATCACCGCGCAGGTGATGCAGGAGGTGGGCGTGGCACCCACGGTGGCGCTCGCGAAGGCGCTCGGCGTGGACCGCAGCCCGCTCGACGCGGTGCCGTCGCTCGCGCTCGGCACGAGCCCGGTCACGCTGCTCGAGATGGTCAACGCCTACGCGTCCATCGCCCGCAGCGGCCTGCACCACGACCCGGTGTTCGTGCGCCGCATCACCGACCGGAACGGGCGTGTGCTGGCCTCGTTCGGCGGGGCCTCGCGGCAGGCCATGTCGGCGGACTCGGCCGTCGAGCTGATCGACATGATGCGCGGCGTGGTCGTGCGCGGCACCGGCACGATGGTGCGCTCCCGCTTCGGCATCACGGCCGACGTCGCCGGCAAGACCGGCACCACGCAGAACAACACCGACGGCTGGTTCGTGCTGATGCACCCGCAGCTGGTCGCGGGCGCCTGGGTCGGCTTCAACGACGCCCGGGTCACCATGCGCAGCAGCTACTGGGGCCAGGGCGGCCACAACGCCGTGCTGCTGGTGGGCGACTTTTTCCGGGACACGCTCAAGCGCCGCGCGATCGACCCCGCCGCCACCTTCCCGCCGTCGCGCCAGCCGGTGCTGCCCGCCACGCCCACCGACCCGGACGGCTGGGACGAGGACAACGGCGGCGAACCGGGAGGCGACTGGCAGGAGGGCCCCGAGCGCCCGCCCGTGCCCCCGGTCAACTCGGCGGACGAGCCCGCCCTGTCGTCCAACTCACCCAAGACCTCGAGCGAGCTGGATGTGTTGCTCCGGTTGGACAGTGCGCAAGTTCTTTACACGGACCGCTGA